One window of the Candidatus Hydrogenedentota bacterium genome contains the following:
- a CDS encoding cytochrome c family protein, producing the protein MKKTLVVTIMVCAALAFAGAAHAQDATYVGNKQCKICHNKADEGEAWNKWKASKHAKAFETLAAPEAKAAADKMKVDKPAGEAPECLKCHVTAFDEKAGAAPATIAKEDGVQCESCHGPASLHVADAKKFKSGDKTIVMSAHIKRGADEALCKTCHNEGSPTWKGFDFKAASATIAHLNPAKKK; encoded by the coding sequence ATGAAAAAGACGCTGGTAGTGACGATTATGGTATGTGCGGCTCTAGCCTTTGCGGGCGCGGCTCACGCGCAGGACGCCACGTATGTCGGCAACAAGCAGTGCAAGATTTGCCACAACAAGGCGGATGAGGGCGAAGCATGGAATAAGTGGAAGGCATCGAAGCACGCCAAGGCGTTTGAAACGCTGGCGGCGCCCGAAGCCAAGGCGGCCGCGGACAAGATGAAGGTTGACAAGCCGGCCGGTGAAGCGCCCGAATGCTTGAAATGCCACGTGACGGCCTTTGATGAAAAGGCGGGTGCGGCGCCTGCCACGATCGCCAAGGAAGACGGCGTCCAGTGCGAGAGCTGCCATGGCCCGGCGTCACTCCATGTAGCGGATGCTAAGAAATTCAAGAGCGGCGACAAAACCATCGTTATGTCGGCGCACATCAAGCGCGGCGCCGACGAAGCGCTCTGCAAGACCTGTCACAACGAAGGCAGTCCGACGTGGAAGGGATTCGATTTCAAAGCGGCTTCCGCCACGATTGCCCACCTGAATCCCGCCAAAAAGAAATAA
- a CDS encoding cytochrome c3 family protein — protein MAAIVIGGLALLWMAAAFSQEPSMGADGSGTLPPCISCHVEAHPGEGGSVKLRSCSRHTHTDKLPPISVQNAPDVFILDQLSEIYVPVVFPHRLHAEMETMSNGCSGCHHHSQPERIQPCRECHPIEPDQTNLRKPGLKGAYHRQCFGCHREWDRYTQCGICHAKRSADGKPEPKIDATDITGRLHPNVKAPDKKIYDTGDYEEGSKVFFQHKEHSEVFGVRCSECHKNENCSRCHEEAQPAHKRERQDPHEECAKCHAAEEACGKCHLQQEPPPFDHTTRAGFELKPYHGAVACQKCHAYNDGKMATQASRECAACHKPDWHPEGFDHGKTGLQLDDTHKEAECKDCHVEGMGHPARCNACHEDDWKYPAKTPGKKL, from the coding sequence TTGGCGGCGATTGTGATTGGCGGCTTGGCGCTGTTATGGATGGCGGCGGCGTTTTCCCAGGAACCCTCGATGGGCGCGGATGGTTCCGGCACGCTTCCGCCCTGCATCAGTTGCCACGTCGAGGCGCATCCCGGCGAGGGGGGCAGCGTCAAACTACGGTCGTGCAGCCGGCATACGCACACCGACAAACTGCCGCCGATATCCGTCCAGAATGCCCCGGATGTTTTCATCCTCGATCAGTTGTCCGAAATTTACGTGCCGGTGGTGTTTCCGCACAGGCTTCACGCGGAAATGGAGACCATGTCCAACGGATGTTCGGGTTGCCACCATCACAGCCAGCCGGAGCGCATCCAGCCTTGCCGCGAATGCCATCCCATCGAACCGGACCAAACCAATCTGCGCAAACCCGGCCTCAAGGGCGCATACCACCGGCAATGTTTTGGATGCCATCGGGAATGGGACCGCTATACCCAGTGCGGCATTTGCCATGCCAAGCGTTCGGCCGACGGCAAGCCCGAACCGAAAATAGACGCGACCGACATTACGGGACGGCTGCACCCGAACGTGAAGGCCCCCGACAAGAAAATTTACGACACGGGCGACTACGAGGAAGGGTCGAAGGTCTTTTTCCAACACAAAGAGCACTCCGAAGTGTTCGGCGTGCGGTGTTCCGAATGCCACAAGAACGAGAATTGCAGCCGGTGCCACGAGGAGGCGCAACCGGCCCACAAGCGCGAGCGGCAGGATCCCCACGAGGAATGCGCGAAGTGCCATGCCGCCGAGGAGGCCTGCGGAAAATGCCACTTGCAACAGGAACCGCCTCCCTTCGATCACACTACCCGCGCAGGCTTCGAACTCAAGCCGTACCACGGCGCCGTGGCCTGCCAGAAATGCCATGCCTACAACGACGGCAAAATGGCCACGCAGGCCAGCCGCGAATGCGCCGCCTGCCACAAACCGGACTGGCATCCGGAAGGATTCGATCACGGCAAAACGGGGCTGCAACTGGACGACACGCACAAGGAAGCGGAGTGCAAGGACTGCCATGTGGAAGGCATGGGCCATCCGGCCCGATGCAATGCCTGCCACGAGGACGACTGGAAATATCCGGCCAAGACGCCGGGGAAGAAATTGTGA
- the ccsA gene encoding cytochrome c biogenesis protein CcsA, whose translation MKRLDAMVRRVSAGLAVWAILSASSFAMADGEAPSPAASSAHWSPETVRQFATLAIQDGGRVKPLDTYAGFTLLKFNGRRSCANLAGQRLTPIQWLVDCLFYPEQARQYKTFLVDNADVLAAIGIPYEKRRARYSYNDLLPARERLFDLAHSHMAKETKRRTLLENQIVNLAQNMLEFDRLTRFLDFARGTYPVSENPAVADLFPGQDECRLSALLAKGPDLARKFASFHGKEDASPDQKTAAQALSKLYRDVDKASTNASILALYPPPTPEEREWRTLANLIGCALEGKSSCADAVPAIAAWEELVQAREDRARFASLAAALHDHLAGLASARGEYGKIALEVSYYRYSFFYYSLMLFMLGFIFIAVSWMAPGRRPVIWGATVSLAAATILLTAGITIRCIIRERPPVTTLYETILFVTIVAVAVSLFMEWVNRQRVALALASVLGMVGLFLAGKYEAVEGADTMPSMVAVLDTNFWLATHVTTITIGYGAGLLAGALSHVYLLGRLVGWRRDDAAFYRSLTRMVYGVFCFSLFFSIVGTVLGGIWANESWGRFWGWDPKENGALMIVLWQLAVLHARLGGQIRDYGVHLGAVFGGVVVAFSWFGVNLLGVGLHSYGFTSGIHATLTAFYLIEAVVLAAGCAAWWRDRRHDPDTIRRPSSTKAERRAKPSAQAR comes from the coding sequence ATGAAACGTCTGGACGCGATGGTGCGGCGTGTTTCAGCCGGGTTGGCCGTGTGGGCGATCCTGTCGGCGAGTTCCTTTGCGATGGCGGACGGGGAGGCGCCGTCCCCCGCCGCATCGTCGGCCCATTGGAGTCCGGAAACCGTTCGCCAGTTTGCGACGCTCGCGATACAGGACGGTGGCCGGGTCAAGCCGCTGGACACCTATGCGGGGTTCACGCTACTCAAGTTCAACGGGCGGCGTTCCTGCGCGAACCTTGCCGGCCAGCGGTTGACGCCGATACAGTGGCTTGTGGATTGCCTGTTTTATCCGGAGCAGGCCCGGCAATACAAGACGTTTCTGGTGGACAACGCCGATGTGCTCGCGGCCATCGGGATTCCCTACGAAAAACGGCGCGCGCGGTATTCCTACAACGATCTGCTTCCCGCCCGCGAGCGGTTGTTCGATCTCGCTCATTCGCACATGGCCAAGGAAACCAAGCGGCGGACGCTGCTCGAAAACCAAATCGTGAATCTCGCCCAAAACATGCTCGAATTCGACCGATTGACCCGTTTTCTCGATTTTGCGCGGGGCACGTATCCGGTCAGCGAAAATCCCGCCGTGGCGGATCTGTTTCCCGGCCAGGATGAATGCCGGTTGAGCGCCCTGTTGGCCAAAGGACCGGACTTGGCGCGGAAATTCGCCTCGTTTCATGGAAAGGAAGATGCCTCCCCGGATCAAAAGACCGCCGCCCAAGCCTTGTCGAAGTTGTATCGCGACGTGGACAAGGCCTCCACAAACGCCTCCATACTGGCCTTGTATCCTCCACCCACCCCGGAAGAACGCGAGTGGCGCACCTTGGCGAATCTGATCGGTTGCGCACTGGAAGGCAAATCGTCGTGCGCCGACGCGGTTCCCGCGATCGCGGCGTGGGAAGAACTGGTCCAGGCACGTGAAGATCGCGCCCGGTTTGCCTCGCTGGCTGCGGCGTTGCACGATCACTTGGCCGGGCTGGCCTCCGCGCGCGGAGAGTACGGCAAGATCGCCCTCGAAGTCTCCTATTACCGGTACAGTTTCTTTTATTACAGCCTGATGTTGTTTATGCTGGGTTTTATTTTCATTGCGGTTTCATGGATGGCGCCGGGCCGGCGCCCGGTAATCTGGGGCGCGACGGTCTCGCTTGCGGCGGCCACGATCCTACTGACGGCGGGCATTACGATCCGCTGCATTATTCGCGAACGGCCGCCGGTGACCACGTTATACGAGACAATTCTTTTCGTAACGATCGTGGCCGTGGCCGTTTCGTTGTTCATGGAGTGGGTCAACCGGCAACGGGTGGCGTTGGCGCTGGCCTCGGTGCTCGGCATGGTAGGCCTGTTTCTGGCCGGCAAATACGAGGCCGTGGAAGGCGCCGACACGATGCCGAGCATGGTGGCCGTGCTCGACACGAATTTCTGGCTCGCCACGCACGTGACGACGATTACCATTGGCTACGGCGCCGGCTTGCTGGCGGGGGCGCTGTCCCATGTGTATCTGCTGGGGCGCTTGGTGGGCTGGCGCCGGGACGACGCGGCGTTCTATCGCAGCCTGACGCGGATGGTGTACGGCGTTTTCTGCTTTTCGTTGTTTTTTTCGATTGTGGGCACGGTGCTGGGCGGCATCTGGGCCAACGAAAGTTGGGGCCGTTTCTGGGGATGGGATCCGAAGGAAAACGGTGCGCTAATGATTGTCCTTTGGCAATTGGCCGTGCTGCATGCGCGGCTGGGTGGCCAAATCCGCGACTATGGCGTTCATCTGGGCGCGGTGTTCGGCGGGGTGGTGGTCGCCTTTTCCTGGTTCGGTGTCAACCTGCTGGGCGTTGGGCTTCACAGTTATGGCTTTACCAGCGGCATTCACGCCACGCTGACGGCCTTCTACCTGATTGAGGCCGTGGTGCTGGCGGCCGGTTGCGCGGCATGGTGGCGCGACCGCAGACACGATCCGGACACGATCCGGCGCCCGTCCTCGACCAAGGCGGAACGACGCGCCAAGCCGTCCGCGCAGGCACGATAA
- a CDS encoding cytochrome c biogenesis protein ResB, which translates to MRQALKKTMDVLASFPLSCVLFLLLLLLTYLGTLYQVEHGLYQAQRRYFESLILVHWAFGRFPIPLPGTYLLLIVLAVNLTLGGIVRVRMGWSKFGILITHAGILVMLAGSFVTYRYSTAGHMTLYEGESSSEFQSSNEWEIAVGEATGGPTREYLIPARDFMHLSGTRTRTFRFPDLPFELILRGFAPNARPTPEKKPGEGVDGFMLMSQERSREEEANLPGIVAVLRESQGGAERSALLWAGAFQPWVTPAGGKAWAVELRPRRWTLPFTITLDKFTRELHPQTNMPSKFISDVTKTEQGVAQQARITMNEPLRNLGYTLYQSSWGPSNARPGDRLYSVFAVVRNPAEQFPLYSCLIITIGMAIHFMQKLTAYLRAERRRSR; encoded by the coding sequence ATGAGGCAGGCGCTAAAGAAGACAATGGACGTGCTGGCGTCGTTTCCGCTGTCCTGCGTGTTGTTCCTGCTTCTGCTGCTGTTGACCTATCTCGGCACGCTGTACCAGGTCGAACATGGGCTTTACCAGGCCCAGCGGCGATATTTCGAGTCGCTGATCCTTGTTCACTGGGCGTTCGGACGTTTTCCGATTCCCTTGCCGGGAACCTATCTGCTCCTGATTGTCTTGGCGGTCAATTTGACCCTCGGCGGGATTGTCCGGGTGCGGATGGGCTGGTCCAAATTTGGCATTCTCATAACCCACGCCGGCATCTTGGTCATGCTGGCGGGTTCATTCGTTACCTACCGGTATTCGACGGCCGGCCACATGACCTTGTATGAAGGGGAATCGTCGAGCGAGTTCCAGTCCTCGAACGAATGGGAAATCGCGGTGGGTGAAGCGACGGGTGGACCCACGCGGGAATATCTGATCCCCGCGCGGGATTTCATGCACCTGTCGGGTACGCGGACACGGACGTTCCGTTTTCCGGATTTGCCCTTTGAATTGATCCTGCGCGGTTTTGCGCCCAATGCCCGTCCGACGCCTGAAAAAAAGCCAGGTGAAGGCGTGGACGGTTTCATGCTGATGTCGCAGGAGCGGAGCCGCGAGGAAGAGGCCAACCTACCGGGAATCGTGGCCGTGTTGCGCGAAAGCCAAGGCGGCGCCGAGCGGTCGGCCCTGCTTTGGGCCGGGGCCTTTCAGCCGTGGGTGACGCCGGCGGGCGGAAAGGCATGGGCCGTGGAACTGCGTCCACGGCGATGGACGCTGCCCTTTACGATAACGCTCGACAAGTTCACCCGCGAGTTGCATCCGCAGACCAACATGCCGAGCAAATTCATCAGTGACGTCACCAAAACCGAACAGGGCGTGGCGCAACAGGCGCGGATTACGATGAACGAGCCGCTGCGTAATTTGGGCTATACGTTGTACCAGTCGTCGTGGGGACCGTCGAATGCGCGGCCCGGCGACCGCCTGTATTCCGTTTTCGCCGTCGTGCGCAATCCGGCCGAGCAGTTCCCCTTGTATTCCTGCCTGATTATCACGATCGGAATGGCCATACACTTCATGCAAAAACTCACGGCCTATTTGAGAGCCGAACGCAGGAGATCGCGGTAA
- the hybB gene encoding Ni/Fe-hydrogenase cytochrome b subunit, which translates to MSRHVSESHESCAPVKHPFFTPGVFVLLGLMGVGFVAALYRLAFGLRAATSLSDPYPWGIWIAIDVASGVALAAGGFTTAALAHVFHRREYEALVRPALLTAMLGYTFVVLGLILDLGRYYNIWHPMLPWMWQGNSVLFEVAMCVMAYLNVLYLEFAPIVCERFMGRVNLPGPLAALNGVAETVLRVADAILGRTMFLLIAAGIMLSCMHQSSLGALLLIAPYKMNPVWYTPILPLLFLLSAISVGFPMVAVESLWSSWAFKRRPETKLLGLLVRYTVVLLGVYWIAKVCDLVIREAYGAIFADPGTTIAFGIEFLIGGLIPLAMLVSARVRRTPRLLFVACASAVIGVVINRVNVFLVAYSPLYADKPYFPSLVEIAVTVGLMAGLVFVYRTIVLIFPVLPAHKPTNSPSRVAEELIAQSGERGRCVLS; encoded by the coding sequence ATGAGCCGGCACGTATCCGAATCGCACGAATCGTGCGCGCCCGTGAAACATCCGTTTTTCACGCCGGGCGTCTTTGTTCTGCTTGGCTTGATGGGCGTGGGATTTGTCGCGGCCTTGTACCGGCTGGCGTTCGGCCTCCGCGCCGCCACCAGCCTGTCGGACCCGTATCCGTGGGGCATCTGGATCGCGATAGACGTGGCGTCGGGCGTGGCGCTGGCCGCGGGCGGCTTTACGACGGCGGCGCTTGCGCATGTGTTTCATCGCCGCGAATACGAGGCGTTGGTGCGCCCGGCGCTGTTGACGGCCATGCTCGGCTACACGTTTGTGGTGCTCGGCCTGATTCTCGATTTGGGCCGTTACTACAACATTTGGCATCCGATGTTGCCGTGGATGTGGCAGGGCAATTCGGTGCTGTTCGAGGTGGCCATGTGCGTCATGGCCTATCTCAACGTGCTCTATCTGGAATTCGCGCCCATCGTCTGTGAACGGTTCATGGGCCGCGTGAACCTGCCGGGCCCGCTTGCCGCGCTGAACGGGGTGGCCGAGACGGTCCTGCGCGTGGCGGATGCCATTCTCGGACGGACCATGTTCCTGCTGATCGCGGCGGGTATCATGCTTTCGTGCATGCATCAGTCCTCGCTGGGAGCACTGCTGCTGATCGCGCCCTACAAGATGAATCCCGTCTGGTACACGCCGATCCTGCCGCTGCTGTTTCTGCTGTCGGCCATTTCGGTCGGTTTTCCCATGGTGGCGGTTGAATCGCTGTGGTCGTCGTGGGCGTTCAAGCGCCGGCCCGAAACCAAATTGCTGGGTCTGCTGGTTCGCTATACCGTGGTACTGCTGGGTGTTTACTGGATTGCCAAGGTATGCGATTTGGTCATTCGTGAAGCCTATGGCGCGATTTTCGCTGACCCAGGGACGACCATTGCGTTTGGGATCGAATTTTTAATTGGCGGATTGATCCCGTTGGCGATGCTGGTGTCGGCGCGGGTTCGGCGGACGCCCCGCCTGCTGTTCGTGGCGTGCGCATCGGCGGTGATCGGTGTGGTGATCAACCGCGTGAACGTTTTTCTCGTGGCTTACTCGCCGCTGTACGCCGACAAGCCCTATTTCCCGTCGCTTGTCGAGATTGCGGTAACCGTGGGGCTTATGGCGGGGCTGGTTTTCGTGTACCGGACCATCGTCCTGATCTTTCCGGTGCTGCCCGCCCATAAGCCGACCAACAGTCCATCCCGCGTGGCGGAAGAGTTGATTGCCCAGTCCGGTGAAAGGGGGCGTTGTGTATTGTCCTAG
- a CDS encoding 4Fe-4S dicluster domain-containing protein — protein MERRSFLKALGAGVAGAMLPLGADASDAPGAASGCGMLVDTTECIGCRKCEFACARANDLSHAPLESYEDTSVFDTRRRMTAGAYTVVNRYPDAANPEKPTFVKVNCMHCLKPACASACIVGALHRQENGMVTYDAGKCLGCRYCMIACPFQVPAYEYDNALTPVVSKCSFCFDRVTSENKPPACAEMCPPNALMFGERNKLLQLAHEKIATNPDRYVPHVYGETEVGGTAWLYLAGRPFADLDLRAFSGKPVPELTETIQHNVFKFGLPPVLLYGLLCTAMKTFGDGK, from the coding sequence ATGGAACGAAGGTCTTTTTTGAAGGCGCTGGGCGCTGGCGTCGCGGGGGCGATGTTGCCTTTGGGCGCCGATGCCTCGGATGCGCCCGGCGCGGCTTCGGGCTGCGGGATGTTGGTGGATACCACCGAGTGCATCGGGTGCCGCAAATGCGAATTCGCCTGCGCGCGCGCCAACGATTTGTCCCATGCTCCTTTGGAATCCTATGAGGACACGTCGGTTTTCGACACTCGCCGACGGATGACGGCGGGTGCCTACACGGTCGTCAACCGTTATCCGGACGCGGCCAACCCCGAAAAACCCACGTTCGTCAAGGTGAATTGCATGCACTGCTTGAAACCGGCGTGTGCATCGGCGTGCATCGTGGGCGCGTTGCACCGCCAGGAAAACGGCATGGTCACGTACGATGCGGGCAAATGCCTGGGCTGCCGGTACTGCATGATCGCCTGCCCGTTTCAGGTGCCCGCCTACGAATACGACAACGCACTGACGCCGGTCGTGTCCAAGTGTTCGTTCTGTTTCGATCGTGTGACGTCGGAAAACAAGCCGCCGGCCTGCGCGGAGATGTGCCCCCCGAATGCGTTGATGTTTGGCGAACGCAATAAACTGCTGCAGTTGGCCCACGAAAAAATTGCCACGAATCCGGATCGGTATGTGCCGCACGTCTACGGCGAAACGGAAGTAGGCGGAACCGCGTGGCTGTATTTGGCGGGCCGTCCGTTCGCGGACCTCGATTTGCGGGCGTTTTCCGGCAAACCCGTGCCGGAACTGACCGAGACGATCCAGCATAACGTGTTCAAGTTCGGTCTGCCGCCGGTGCTGCTGTATGGATTGTTGTGCACGGCGATGAAAACCTTTGGCGACGGGAAGTAG